AACAGCCTACagttcctattattattattattattattaaaagggaTTATTATTAAAAGGGATACAACATTACAATAGCTGTCCTGATGACTAGCATATAGAcactctttttttatattttctaccCCACTTGTTCTTTTATTCCCTGTATTCTCTATATTCCCTGTATCTCATTATGATTATGCacaatttgtgtgttttttcaccagatgctggttaaaaaaacacaagcagtgtAAAACAACCAGAGATGATTGTGAGCAGAATATATTATAAACCTTCCAACTCTCTGAATAATGGCACTGTCATTAACTTTATAAGATGCATGCAGTTAACCTTTAAGCTGTCTGGTGAAAATGCAGCACTGGATTAAATACTTTGTGAATTTGGTCAAAAGTGTCCAAGAAGAACTGACCTGTTGCAGGTTCAATGTCCATGTCACACTGGACAGTGAAGGGATCGACCCCCAGTTCCTCTCCATCAGGGTCAATAACGTAGGTCCCAGACTCCAGGACTCCTGCATTCCTCAAGGCTGAGCATGACTCCAGAACTAGAAAGCGGCAGAGACAACAGTTTTATTATACTGACTGGTAAAGAACGAGTACAGTAGATGGACAGGCTCCCCCTTATACCCGATTCTGATAACGTGTAATAAAGGATGGCCTAAACAACTAATCATGGTTCATATTCAAGTAACATGCAAGTAACTTTCCAGCAAATGCACAGacacacataaaatacaaatctgtgtcTTAAATCTGTGTCATTGACATATTGAGATATAACAATAATTGTTAATTGGACACCACCTACAACTTTAATGAGTGAATCATAGAAAACAATTGTGTACCAACTATATAGACCCTATGTCATAGCATGTAGTATCGCCAGAGGTTAAatcaatgtggcagtgaaagggttaatttttacTGGGCAACATGGTAATGGAACTTaagtaagaaaatcaaagaatacagctgtcTTAAGACATTAGCCTAAAGTGGTCAACTTCATGGTCAACAACTCATTTAGCATGAAGGGTTTATATGATGCTGGAAATATGAAGTCACCTCAAACGGTTTTTGACATACAAATGTTCAACACTGTCGATGGAAGCtttgaaaagacaaaagaaaacagGAGAAAAAGTTTTTATAATAAACGTTATTTATAGCACTTTTAAAAGCAatcatctcaaagcgctttacaagaaaaacacaaatcacaacaacaaagaaacacagaagataaaaacattcacaaaaatacctttctaaaaaagtaagtctttaaactAGATTTAAAATCCCTGATTTCTTTAGGAATGGCGTTCCAGAGTTTTGGGGCAAAGCAACAAAAGGCCATGGAGCGTAGATGAGCAGAAGGAACACATAAGAGTCCAGAATCAGTTAAGCAAAGGTTGCATGAGGGAGTGTTAACAGTAAAAGATCAGATAAGTACCATGCATAGTCTTAaagaagaattttaaaatcaactcgaAACCTGACAGTCAACCAGTGGAAGGACTCCaaaacaggagtgatgtgatcacTTGTAGGTGACctagtcagaattctagctgctgagttctgaacatattgtaatTTGGTAAGTGTGCTTTTAGAAATGCCTGAGAGCAGGGTGTTAGAATAATCTATCcgtgagaaaaagaaaaagcatgaaccagtttttcagctttAGATGCAGAGAGCATAGGTCGCAGCCTAACAATGTTTCTAAGGTGGAAAAATGATGCCTTAACAGTATTCTGCACACAAGGTTCCAAAGTTAATCCAGGATCAAAAATTACTCCcagatttttcattttggatctaaACTCAAGCAGGGTACCATCAACTGACAGGTTTACATCATTGGTTTTATGTAGCTGATGGGAAGTACCTAACAGCATAACCTTGGTCTTACCAgaatttagataaaaaaaatgttgtgacaTCCAATTCTTTATATCAGAAATGCAGTTAGTAAGCGCAAAGGCAGCAACATCAATATCTGGTTTAGTGTGGACCTAGATTTGAGTATCATCTGCCTAAAAATGATTATTCAGGCCCAGAATTGAGCCTTGTGGGACACCAGATGTTACCAATCCAAACTCAGAACTAAAACCACCATGTGAGATGAAATGTTGACGCCCAGCAAGATAAGATTTAAACCATttaagagcagtgccagagatgcTAAACAAACTCTCTAACCTGTCAAGTAGAATATCATGATTTACAGTGTCAAATGCAGCACTAAGATCCAGAAGAATTAAGATTGATAGTGCACCTGAATCCGCTGCCATAAGGAGATTGTTAGTAACTTTAACAATGGCAGTTTCAGTGCTGTGGAGTTGTCGAAAACCGGATTACAAAGGTTCAGAGGGTTTATTTGCAGTAAGGTGGCAATTTAATTGCAAAGTGACAGCACGTtctaatattttaacaaaataggGCAAATTTGAAATGGGCCAAAATTTATTCAAGTTATCCAAAGGCATGTTTGGTTATTTTTGGCACTGGTGTGactgatgcagttttaaaaactgCAGGCAACACGCCAGAACTCAGGGAATCATTTATAATGTTTAACACCACGGGGCTAAGAATCGCAAAACGGGAACGAAAAAGAACAAAGGGAATAGGATCCAGTGAGCAGGAGGTGGGTTTCATTCGAAGGACAAGATCTGTAAGGGATGCAGAAGGAAGCAGTGTGAAGCAACAGAGAGAAGACCCAACAAAACCACGAAAACTAAAAGACTGTGCAGGAGCAGCATGAGAGGAGGTGAGGATGTGCTAATGAATGTTAACAATCTTAGATTTAAAATATTCTATAAAACTATTGCATAACTGACGTGAAGCTGGCAATGTAGTGGAGCAGTTAGGTTTTAACAACCAATCAATGGTGGAAAACAGGTATCTAGGATTATCTTGATTATTGtcaataatatttgaaaaatagctAGATCTGGCAGTTGCCATAGCATCCCTATATTCATCCACAGCATCCCTACATGACTCCTTCCATGAGTGCAGATGTACAGTTAAACCAGAGTCCTGCCACCTACGCTCAATTTTACAACAACGATCCTAAACAGAGCGCAGTTGGACGGTATACCATGGAGCACGGAGAGTATAGGAGACAGACCTAGACTTGACTGGGGCCAGGGTGCCAAGGGTACTTACTAGGCAGCTATTGAAAAGCTGCACCTTTTCCTCCAATGTGTCAGAGACAGGAAAAATAGAGTGAAGAAAGAACAGAATCAGAAAACCTAGCATGGTCAACTGAACACCATTACAAAATTTTACTGCGCGTGAAGGGATAAAGTGAGAGACAGGAAGTTCCAAATCAAATAAAATAGCCATGTGGTCTGATATGCCCAAATCTAGATTAGTCAGATGAGAAGCAAGAGGGCAGTTAGTGATAACTAAACCCAACCTGTGACCTTTGTTATGTGTTGGAGCATGAACAATCTGTGTAAGACCAAAACATTCCAAAACAGCTAGAAATTCCCTTGTCAGATTTCAATGATCAGAGTCAGTGTGAATATTAAAGTCACCTAGGATTAAAATCTTGTCAAACTTAAAACAGCAACGATGGCAGATCAAAGAATTCACCTCAGCATTTTGTTTAGGAGGTCTATAGACAGTAATAAGAAGGCTGTGGAGCAGAAACTTTTAAAATGAGGCATTCAAATGATGTATACTCAGGAGTGGTAACAGGGACACAAACTGAATATAAGGTTATACACTAAAATCAGCCCACCGCCACGGCCAGCAAAGCAGCATTTTTCAAACAACCCAAATCCAGGAGGCATTTGTTTGTGCCAGGTTTCAGTCAAGTCTTGAAAAGGCAACATAAATTCTTAAAATTAATTCCAATCCAAAGGACACAGTCATCCTTGAAACACTGGCCGATAAACAATATTCAGGAAGGTAGAGATGAAACGGCGTCCAGAGCGGCGGTGTACTGTAAGAActtttgtataagtctattttcttggtatttttagggggtcttAAAATAGGGGGGAGCGACTGATATACCGTTTTTTACGGTAAATATATATCTGGGTCTACGCAAAAGCCCAAGCTCATGACGGTTATTGTAGGCACATTTAGCGCgtaaaaagttttgtttaaaaatgcagtaattGTGATGAAGAGTATCTTATAGTTGTTGTAGAGATATCCAGGATGGCGAGTATCCGAACCAGCCGTAGCAAAAACAAGGACTCCTCACAGCATAGCACCGGCGAGCACCAACACATACGGCAACCCTACACAGATGCAGCAATAGCTACGAGAGCACTACCCACTGCAGTCACAGGCAGGCCATATGCAAACACCCACCCAACAAGCCAGCGCATAAAACAAGCGAGACACAGCAACCACTCGGGAGACCAATCCCACAGGTAGAACGCAGCAGCAAGTCcaaacaacagcaacaggaagcagCAGACTAGCAAGCGGCAGCAGATGAGCAAGCGGCAGATAACAGCAGTTAGTTACAGGAACAGTAGCCTTACActtacaaaaaaatctcagacTAGTAAAATTTAAGTAAAATTGGGTTTAGGATAAAACCATAAGAACTTAAAATAGCATAAAGACTGATCCGGCAGAGAAGCGgcagcaaaaacacacacagcgtACTCTCCGTCGTACCCTCTGTCAACTTCGACGATATTTTTCTTACAATATCCATGATCAAGATTGAATTAAAGAATCACAAAATACACCTttgccatcttaggtcacaggtcaaagcaAAGGATGCCATTAGATTTTGCCTGCAGAGTTTCTACTGAAAGTTAGTATTTGCAGCTTTAATAAACTCATTAGcagtcctatttaaaagcccatgaTTGGACTGTCCAATGTGGGGGACAACTCCAGCCGAGAAAAATAATTGGATGCTAAAAGGGATGGGCTTTTAACTAATTAAACGGAAACCagaaaaaaggactgtaaattaaatgttcagaCAAAATGGGGAGGAGGTACAGAGCAcaccccctagagtccactggtcgataAAGGATGCCGTGTCGCCAGCAAACTCTGCATGGGCGTGCTCCAACTTAATCCTTGATcggacgagggccctgaacatggccccgcagtcaaagagatcttccccgctcatcttacgcttcctggtcttgtaaattgcTAGTTTAGCAAGAGTcaggagcagattcacgaggAGGTTTCTCttcttgctggagccacgaacagggtgcccgaataTGATGAGGGTGAAACTCATTAGCAGTAGTAGATGTGGAGGTGATGGGTTGACATACTCCTCTTAGAAGAATCCTTAGTTAGTGGAGACACAAACAGTAGAACCTCTATCGTTATGAATTTatcaattaaaatgtactgtCAGTAGGTATTCTTTTGTAACCTTCATTTTAACTGCTTAGCTTAGGGTACAGAGCAGCTGTCAGACCCAATACCTCACCTTGACAGTGGACTCCAGCTCTCTCAGTTGTCCCACATTCTACTCCCCTCTTGACCTCACAGCCATCCAGAGAGGTTTCATCTCCACTGCACTTCACATATGCAACGCTCACTGGTAAATCCCCTTCCTGCAGTTTAATCCTGCTAATTGGTAATCATCATTTTTattagctatatatcatcaggaAATACATGCTTAGTCCAGTGAAATACTAATAGGCTGACATACTAGTTACTTACAATACTATAAAACACATTCTATTATCTAAGAAGCACTATTTAAGCCACAAACCAAAAGAAACATGTAGCCAATGTTTTACTCTGTGAGGCTTATTGTGCTTTACTGCTGTGGAGGTTCCTGATCTTTCCAATACAGTAAATAGTAAATGCCAGTATGGTACTTATAATATGATTTGTAATTTCTGTAGTACCTGGTAGCCCAAGCCATTCCAGAGAATCCCAACTGCCGACAAACCACGGCTGCATTTTTGTTGTCCCATCGTTTGGCACAAATTCCTCCCTGGTGCCCCCCATACTCCAATTCAACCAGCCCTTCAAATCGATTCCTCCCTCCTCTCAGGCTGATTTGACCTGTAAGGACTGCATGAAGTTTAGTTAGAAAATAACAGAAGCTCTGTAAAATTCTTTGGCAAATGCTCCGACTGGAAATCTTTTAATTAGTCTCTCTGTCAAACAAAGACTTACATAACTGCTATCATTTTTTACCCGCTGCTGAAAAACAACCATTTTCTTCTGTTGAGGGTGTGGAAAATTTGACATCCAGTACATTTACCTGCTTGTGATTTAACAGTACTGAACTGGGCTGAGAAACCATCTAGTTCCACAGAGGAGTCGCTCTTCATGACCACCATCATAGCATTGGATGTTGCTCTGAGCTGCGGGGGCACTTCTGAGCCACAAAACCTGGTAGAATTAGTTTATTGATGAATATACAATTGTGTGGTCATTTCAAACATGTATTTGACTTTTGTGAATACTATCTAGCACACTTGTCCCTCATTTATATCCGCACCATGTAATCCtttaaatctaatttaatttCACTGTGAAACTTGGGGGGCAGCTGGTCTACCTGTAGTAAAAACTCCAGTCGATTACCGATACACAAAAGTGAACAATCACCACTATAATAGAGACCATATTTTTGAAGATTTCCTATTTAAAGCTATTTACAATATCTCAGTCTCAACCATCCTAGTTTAAATGAATCACAGTCACTGTCACCTGCCCAGCTCCTGCTCTGAAGCTCCTCTGCCATCGTACACAATCACATAGTCATACTGGCAGGTTCGGtgctcctccaggaccagggagTGAAAGTCCAAGTGGACGATGTGTCCGACTGGTGCTTCAATCACCCAGGTGCAGTCCATGTCACTCAGATAAGACTGAGGAAACCCGGGGCTCTGGAACTCTCCCATCACTCCCCTGAGAACCCCACCACACAAAGCTGATAGAAAAGGAAATTATCGGTTACATTACTTAAAAAAGCAGTCAGATAATTCTTTCTGCCAGGCATTGCGTATGTTGAACTCTGCTTCTATGCTGTGTGCGGATGATACGTCTTTAAAACTGAAATCAGCCCTGGGAATCTTGAAGCAGtagtagctgacaaaataattccataatgcATAGAGATGCTTTTCCAATAAGCCAACATCAGCACCCAACATGATTAATTAACAGTGTGAAGGCAATGTTTGTTGCTGATATGAATCAATATGGAATTTGAGAATGAAGAGGAGTGAGTCTTAGACAAACCATTAGTTTTTCAGATTCCACAGAAAGGTGTTatacaaaacattaacaaaactaaTGAAGAGAGGGAAAACTTGCTTATTATTTGTGGGAGCAAATAATACAATGAGTGGGGTCTACTGAAATTATCTAAAAACCAGCTTCATTTAAAATGGTTCCTCTGTGATACCCAGCAGTCACAGCAAGTGAAACAGACCCTACACAGGGAGAAGAGCACTGAGTACTATGTGCTCCAGGACCACCTGCTGTAATGACACCTACTTACTGATAATAGAACCTTGCATTGGCCTTTCTCCTGGGGCTACCACCAGAACAACAGATGGGTGTCTATAGCATTTCTTTAGTGTATTCATGAGGTAATACATACCTTGGAAAACACCACAAGGAGAAGGAGACAAACAAAGAAGTCAAGAAAGCTgtctaaaacaaatgttttgacagaGTATACAAAACCAGTACACTAAATAGTGcattgttgtagtttttttttttaaactttggccATACTTTAATTGACTAAAAAGCAGCTGGATGTAGATCACCTGCAGTCTGTAACACTTATAGAATCATGAGGCTTCTTGAACTTGCATGGTGTTCCATCTCAaaaccaataactttttttttctgttctcaattctctgcaaataattatttttatgccATTTGAATGGTTTCCTTAGGCAGTATCCCCAAGACATCCAGAAGCTTAATGAGTTCAGCAGTGTCAGAAGACTTTACTGTTACTGGCCTAACCCACTTCTCTCTGACAGTCTGCTTCACAGCTCAATGCAGAACATTCTAGAGGAGCGGCTTACACACGTCAAGCAGCATGACTGTTGACCTGCTATTGGATTGATTTCTAATCTGTGTGAACTTTAATCATGTATTAAACACAAACAACCTCTTcccaattcagttttattttctttctgagaTTTGAACATAATTATATTCACTTTCACTGGGATTCCAGATCCTGTTCTtgcaaaaacacaatacaaagcGCCTACAGCACAGCGACAGTTGAAGTTAGACTCAGTAGAACAACCTCACAACTGACTTTCTTATTAGAAttcagaaacttaaaaaaaggaaagaccaaAAGTCATAGAATAGCTTTAAGTGTACTTTGTCTATCCAATCTAAAGACTGTTTTCTCTTCATACATGCAATGCTCCATGCAGTCAACACCTAACTAGCAGCATAAATCAGATTTTCATAGCTATACCAGACACACTTTGTTAATAGATATATTAGAATTTCTGGCTAGAAAGTAAGATGTTAAACATAGAACAGCCACGTTTACGCATTTGAAAAGACTGTATCCTGAATGTGTTTTTACAATTATGGGTTCAGTGCTGTTGTATGTCCTGCAGGTTTGTTGtgtagtaaaataaaaggttactTAAAAAGGGTGACACTGTACAATTGTGGATCAAGTTTATTATACTGTAGATATCATGGGTAGTTTCCCATGGTTGGTTACATTGACTGTCAAAAGAAATGCAAGTATTTTAGCTTGCAAGGTATAAGCATATGTGGTCCCATGAGGTACAGTATTGTGTGATTCACTACAAGACCTATATAACCAGTGTGAGAGTTGTGTGCCTATTCTTCAACAGTCATGGGAAACAGTGACTTTACAGGGGGTGATATCAATCGTTTCACCCCTTAACCCAATGTGTACATTGACCAACATGTCCATCAAAGTCTCCCAGATATTTTTGGATTGGCAATATTTGTAGAAAACCACTACAGGAAAGCACAATTCCAGTCGCAAGCAGGACTAAGCCCACAGCTGTTTGTAATGTATTGTGATAAGCAATAGGCACACTACAGGGGCCCAAATTACAGGACCCAGTGTATGGATAGAAGCCAGAAAGTAGTCTGGCCAGCACAACAGGGTCAAGATATCTGCCGTCTCAGACAAGACCATAACTTAAAAAACATATCTCTGAGTTAGTATCATGAACATATTTTGGTTCAATGAAAGATACTTTAATTTGCCAATACTCTTTAAATTACATcgaaagaagaataaaattataaaatattgaacaaatcTTGGATATGGTTAGCTTgtaggtgatgtcagaccaggaagtgcaAAGACATAGTGCTGCGGTTGAATGCGCTGGTGCACCagtttcataataaataaatgatgtaaacaaaacactttcacaacacacacaaaaaaaaatggcacagtggccaaaataaacagatacagaacaaacaagtatcgtgctggtgtaaaacctggtctctcgttccacctctgaacacactaatcccattcagccaaagctgtgggtttttatacatGGAATTTGAaacccatccatgctgtaaaacaacaatttgtgcttttaaaacaccaaaccatacatttaaataataatacaacaaatacaaatacaaaataatacacaggggcgggggttACCCCACCACACACGCATACATATTAACTatgcacattgtttttgttttcttattttcacTGTAAATGGTAATACCGGTACATAGCCTCTTACCTGATTGTACATTTGAAGATGGCACTGATGTGGGAACATGAGTAATTGTGCTTCCATAAGTCATAGGATAAGCTGTCACAGTTTCTGGTTGAGAAGGGCGAGGCTCAGGAAAAACGCCAGTGGGAGAATATGATGGTGTAGCTTGCAGTGACTCACTGTTAGATTCTGTGATGGTTTTCTCCTTTAATTCAGCTGTAAAGTCTCTTTGATCAAGAGTTGTCCAGGTAGGCTTCATGGTGGATTCTCCTCCATAGTTAATTTCATCATTACCAGCCTGGAATTCACTGTCCCCTTTGTGACTTTGTTTAGTTGCTGACTCTTCTGAAAGATGAGGGCTATCTTCTGTTGTCACAGGTACAGTTGTGATTGGGGTTATATCCCAGTATGTTGACAGTTGAATATGTTCTGTATTGCTGTTAACAGTGTCCAATCTTTTAAATGTGGTCTCAAGCGGTATGTTCCCTTTCTTAACCACATTCAGAGTAGACACATCAGGTCTTGAATCTTCTCTCGATCTCATAGTGGAAATATTCTCTGCTGTTTTCCCATCCAGGATTTCCTGTGATGATAGTTTGGATGGGAAAGAGCCATGTGTCAGTGTGAGCTCTTGTTCTATATATCTTGGGCGAGAAATAACAGATTGATCATCAAGTTCAGGATTCTTTGTAGGAGTGTCACTAAATATTGCTGATGAAGACTGCTTGTAATGATTTAAAGTTCTTACAATAACTTCATCCCGTACAGTTGCACTTGTATTATCTTTTGACAAACTCATACGGtctctgtgtattttatacagtgcctcAGCATCTTTAGAAGTGATCCCTCTGTTGTTAAACACTGGCAAAGGTGACACACTACCAGTTCCTTTGTGCTCTGATACAGGCCCTGGGGAATTATCTGTACTGCTGATAGTACTTTCATTGTGTGCAATAGCTGTGAATGGTTTAGTTATGCTCACAGTGATTCCAATACCTTTATTGAACTTGAAAAAATTGTTATCAAATGCTTTTAAACTGGCACTGGTGGCCATATTGCTTGAATGGTCACCAGCAACCGTGGTACTGCTTTGCAAGGTTTCCCTGTCTTCAGACACCTCTTGAAAGTGATCAGCAACAGGCATGGGGGGCTCTTGGGTGTGTGCATACAATCCACGATGAGCGCTAGAAAAAGTTTCATTATGTGAAGCTCCCTGGGCTGCTTTTAATGTTGGCCTTCTGTCACCAGGAGTGGATGTGCTTGAATGTACCCTTCTGTCGGCTGCAATAGTATTTTCAGTGTTCTGCTTACTCATGAAAGTTGCCTGTGTACCATCTTTATACAGTATCTGATCATCAGAGTAGTGGCTGTTAAAACTGGCTGTTGTTGGAACTTGTTGCCAGCTTGGTGTAACCAGCTCTTCAGCTTCATTGTTTACTGTAGTGAGCCTGGgtttcatttcattgtttttagaTATCCTACCACtagcatttatttttgtctttgccTTATCCTTAGTATTTCCTGTTTGCTCTGAATTTCCTATTTCTTGGTTTTTTGAAATATAGATTGCATAACCTGTGTGGCTATTTGCATTTCCTTCTTTGTGTTTTGGTTTAGCAGTAGCTAGGTAAAAATAAACACTCTTTGTCGGTTCCACTGGTTTGAATAAAAATCTTTCAGCAAAGGTTGTAAACTCTGCTGTTTttaactgtgttagctgtcttgTATCAGATACTGTTGTTGAGACATAAGACTGTGTATTTCTTAtagattcattatatttcataGACATATTACTAGCAGAATCTGTAAAATCCACTGGCAGGTGGACAACTGATTCCTGTTCTTTGTTTTCTGCCATTtctgtatttagttttaaagacTGATGGTCAGACCTGACAGTGGTGgctaaaattgatttaaatactGCTGTGACTGATCCAGAACCAGGTAAAGCGTTGATTTGCGTAGTTTGGGGAGCAGGACTTCCTTTCAGGTGCAAACTGTTACTTGATTCTATATCCTGGTTTGTAAAAGTTGGGTTAAATGTATAAGGTAGTGATGAGTTATTTAGGGAAAACTCTTTTTTTGTAGGTAAGGTGGATAAAATAGATGTGCTAAATGCAGCTGTTCCCTTTTGCAACAAATGCAAGTTGTGATCTTCTGACTTACTAATGTTAGTTGATGGAAGCACCTGATTTGCTGAGTTCTGCACACCATGTCCTTTTATTTTCAGTGAACTCTGACTGTCAAAACTTTCTGATGCTGAAATAGCTTTTCTTGTGGCTGCTTCAGTATGCTGGCTTATGAATAAAGTAGTTTTGCTCTCTGGTGCAGCTGTAGAGTTTAATGTTGATGTATCTATCTTGCTATTTAACTTATTTGGGTTTGGAGTCTCAGTCCTTTGCAGGACATCTTCTCTTGTGGAGGTGCTTAGAGTGTAAtttgtttgcatttgtattgGTTCTGCATAACTTCTGTAACTCGCATCTGAGATTCTGGTACTTGAGGAAAGCACATCTGTTACCTGGGAAGTGATAGTATTTGCAAAAAAGATATTCAAAGCCTTGCCACCTACTTTTTTTGCAGGACTGTTTAGGCTTTGTTGGTTGCTGGTTATAATCACTGCAGGTGATGCTAGGCTCCAATGTCTTAAAGATGTTGAGTCTTTTGTTAGCTTTTTATTGGTTTCAATGCTGTATTCTTCAGTTATTCCTTCTAGTTTTGTGGTTGTTGAATAGTTTTCTGTTGAAAGCAGGGGGGCATCTGTTAGTGTATGGCTGTCAGATCTAAGTGCCTGATTTTCATCAAAGACAGTTGGAAAATGTAAGGTCCCATCTTTTCCTCTGGTAGTCCTAGTAGGACCCTCAGTCGGAGTAATTTTTTCCAGAAAATCATTTAAAGGTGCTGCATCAATATGTATTTGATCAAACTGTTCTGTGTCTTGGACAATATGAGTATTCTGTAAATCTGCTGCTGCCATTGACACATACTTCAAGCCATCACTTGCAGTAAAGCTATCgttcaaatgattatttttcagaaAACCATTCTCTTCTGTTTTTACCTCTTTCGGTGTTTGTGCATTAGGGAATAAAATACGGTATACTGAGCAGTCATTATCATCTTTATGACAAAATACATCCCATTTTTCTAGTAGATTTTTCCTGATTCCATATGTGATGACACCAGTTTGGTTCTGACCACACCTCCAATGTTGCCTAACTCTGGGATAAGCAACTTCTCCAGATGAGATCCAGCCTGCCCGGCATTCTTCAAGTCCCGCCTTGTATGCTGTATAAATCTGCTGTCTGTCAGCCATTGTGGCGCCAAAGTTCCTTTGACAAACAGCCTTGGCTTCCCAGAATGTGAGGCTATATCGACTGTGATGATCATAGTGAAATACACCAGCCACACGtcctgaacacaaacaaacaacaaaaaactttcaAATGAATCCAAACATAATGATTCCTGTTACAATCAGGCCATTCAACAAGCTAAGACATCACTGACATTGTTTAAGGAAACCACAGGCCATTTGTGATTTATTCACTAATAACAAGTACAGTGTTATCACTTAgtaagtatgtcagtaacatacaccccaccccccaccatggctgtacatttcaaattagagctatcagtatgaagGAAAAGCTGATGACCGTTACACATATAT
This Polyodon spathula isolate WHYD16114869_AA chromosome 3, ASM1765450v1, whole genome shotgun sequence DNA region includes the following protein-coding sequences:
- the LOC121312766 gene encoding uncharacterized protein LOC121312766 isoform X3, whose amino-acid sequence is MLLIFFIIQPVIHSVFCEVPSCEYYLNRRVAGVFHYDHHSRYSLTFWEAKAVCQRNFGATMADRQQIYTAYKAGLEECRAGWISSGEVAYPRVRQHWRCGQNQTGVITYGIRKNLLEKWDVFCHKDDNDCSVYRILFPNAQTPKEVKTEENGFLKNNHLNDSFTASDGLKYVSMAAADLQNTHIVQDTEQFDQIHIDAAPLNDFLEKITPTEGPTRTTRGKDGTLHFPTVFDENQALRSDSHTLTDAPLLSTENYSTTTKLEGITEEYSIETNKKLTKDSTSLRHWSLASPAVIITSNQQSLNSPAKKVGGKALNIFFANTITSQVTDVLSSSTRISDASYRSYAEPIQMQTNYTLSTSTREDVLQRTETPNPNKLNSKIDTSTLNSTAAPESKTTLFISQHTEAATRKAISASESFDSQSSLKIKGHGVQNSANQVLPSTNISKSEDHNLHLLQKGTAAFSTSILSTLPTKKEFSLNNSSLPYTFNPTFTNQDIESSNSLHLKGSPAPQTTQINALPGSGSVTAVFKSILATTVRSDHQSLKLNTEMAENKEQESVVHLPVDFTDSASNMSMKYNESIRNTQSYVSTTVSDTRQLTQLKTAEFTTFAERFLFKPVEPTKSVYFYLATAKPKHKEGNANSHTGYAIYISKNQEIGNSEQTGNTKDKAKTKINASGRISKNNEMKPRLTTVNNEAEELVTPSWQQVPTTASFNSHYSDDQILYKDGTQATFMSKQNTENTIAADRRVHSSTSTPGDRRPTLKAAQGASHNETFSSAHRGLYAHTQEPPMPVADHFQEVSEDRETLQSSTTVAGDHSSNMATSASLKAFDNNFFKFNKGIGITVSITKPFTAIAHNESTISSTDNSPGPVSEHKGTGSVSPLPVFNNRGITSKDAEALYKIHRDRMSLSKDNTSATVRDEVIVRTLNHYKQSSSAIFSDTPTKNPELDDQSVISRPRYIEQELTLTHGSFPSKLSSQEILDGKTAENISTMRSREDSRPDVSTLNVVKKGNIPLETTFKRLDTVNSNTEHIQLSTYWDITPITTVPVTTEDSPHLSEESATKQSHKGDSEFQAGNDEINYGGESTMKPTWTTLDQRDFTAELKEKTITESNSESLQATPSYSPTGVFPEPRPSQPETVTAYPMTYGSTITHVPTSVPSSNVQSALCGGVLRGVMGEFQSPGFPQSYLSDMDCTWVIEAPVGHIVHLDFHSLVLEEHRTCQYDYVIVYDGRGASEQELGRFCGSEVPPQLRATSNAMMVVMKSDSSVELDGFSAQFSTVKSQAGQISLRGGRNRFEGLVELEYGGHQGGICAKRWDNKNAAVVCRQLGFSGMAWATSRIKLQEGDLPVSVAYVKCSGDETSLDGCEVKRGVECGTTERAGVHCQVLESCSALRNAGVLESGTYVIDPDGEELGVDPFTVQCDMDIEPATGVTVVGHDSEDRLRVAPCEEAGCYSRHIIYNQASIDQLRALTEISESCEQFVRLECRHIRFLQEGWGWWVSRDGKKINSWGGAITDSGKCGCGERGDCDRGLSTCSCDANDEVWRSDEGLLTDASSLPVKEVRFGDTRDIPVEMAFHRIGKLRCRGQKNRVPVLESCAALKEEGFAESGRYVIDPDGVGQGVFQFEVYCDMTSNPTTGITVVSHDSESRMRVAPCEEQGCYGRELKYEADLIQINALTRVSKSCQQYVKLDCRHIRFIQSGWGWWVSWNGQKMFHWGGAQINSSSCACGMTGTCSGPARLCNCDSNDHIWRTDEGYLRGKSLLPVKSVHFGDTQDAPLEMAFHTIGKLTCKGKASCKRL